A section of the Naumovozyma dairenensis CBS 421 chromosome 5, complete genome genome encodes:
- the DGA1 gene encoding diacylglycerol O-acyltransferase (similar to Saccharomyces cerevisiae DGA1 (YOR245C); ancestral locus Anc_8.675) — protein sequence MPVSAEEVLYRRNIRSDKDTNSTKNSIRRKNSITIKKPTLDYCTPISTPFQRRLQTFAVAWHTSSFVLGTVFSLFVISKPRLWVFVIPYMIYFFIDRSPANGGVVERYSLWFRSLPFWKAYCDYFPITLDKTCDLPPTFTKKIGNDPAKKETKRLRIKLWPTKYYLNFEKKASAMDNMEATGPRYIFGYHPHGIGALGAFGAIGTEGRDWSQKFPGIPVSLMTLVTQFHIPFYRDYLLALGVTSVSKKNSLKTLNKNQSICIVVGGARESLLSSMGSTEIILNKRKGFIKLAIETGNTSLVPVFAFGETNCYNILRTDDDSWLRKFQLWFKENCGFTIPIFYARGIFNYDFGLLPFRTPLNVIVGKPIYVKEKIENPPTEVVDHYHNLYIEELKRLYYANNEKYGFGDEDLEIVG from the coding sequence ATGCCCGTATCTGCAGAAGAGGTACTATACCGAAGAAATATACGATCTGATAAAGATACCAACTCAACTAAAAATAGTATAAGACGTAAAAATTCCATCACAATAAAAAAACCTACTCTAGATTATTGTACCCCAATCTCGACTCCATTCCAAAGAAGACTTCAAACTTTCGCAGTTGCATGGCATACGTCATCTTTTGTTTTGGGTACCGTTTTTTCGTTGTTCGTTATATCAAAACCTAGATTATGGGTTTTTGTCATCCcatatatgatatatttcttcattgacAGGTCGCCTGCCAATGGTGGCGTTGTAGAAAGATATTCCTTATGGTTCAGATCATTACCCTTTTGGAAGGCATATTGTGACTATTTTCCTATAACTCTAGATAAGACTTGTGATCTACCGCCTACATTCACCAAGAAAATAGGAAATGACCCAGcgaaaaaggaaacaaaaagaTTAAGAATTAAGCTATGGCCTACCAAATATTATCTAAATTTTGAGAAAAAGGCTTCAGCTATGGATAATATGGAAGCAACCGGACCCAGGTATATATTCGGATATCATCCTCATGGAATTGGTGCATTAGGCGCGTTCGGAGCTATTGGAACAGAGGGCAGAGATTGGTCTCAAAAATTTCCTGGTATTCCAGTTTCTTTAATGACTTTAGTCACACAGTTCCACATACCATTTTACAGAGACTATCTACTAGCATTAGGCGTTACATCAGTATCtaagaaaaattcattaaaaacATTAAACAAGAATCAATCCATATGTATCGTGGTGGGTGGAGCTAGGGAATCATTACTAAGTTCAATGGGTTCCACCGAGAtcatattaaataaaagaaaaggtTTCATTAAGTTAGCTATTGAAACGGGTAATACAAGTTTGGTACCCGTCTTTGCGTTTGGCGAGACAAATTGTTATAATATCCTTAGAACAGATGACGATTCTTGGCTAAGAAAGTTTCAATTATGgttcaaagaaaattgtGGATTTACTATCCCAATATTTTATGCACGAGGTATATTTAATTATGATTTTGGATTATTACCTTTTAGGACTCCGTTGAACGTTATAGTGGGGAAACCTATTTAcgtaaaagaaaaaatagaaaatcCACCTACTGAAGTTGTTGACCATTATCATAATCTATATATCGAGGAACTGAAGAGATTATACTATGCgaacaatgaaaaatatggttTTGGTGATGAAGATCTAGAAATTGTAGGTTAA
- the NDAI0E01150 gene encoding uncharacterized protein (similar to Saccharomyces cerevisiae PRM4 (YPL156C); ancestral locus Anc_8.679), with protein MSTIKSKTSQKSKRNLRVISSALLLLGVTSFLYFTWNDYSEKLSNPSTNASSVISSTQSTLISQNILDESQLRNIQKVNDEILTIKNQIKTTSILSPIPTSSSPIQSFNPEVNFFQILETSPMVLFIKSSERDSKIIRDILTKEYEISPELAVVDLDKHKHGDELEEFIRLNKLNEQAIFSSSLASLPYLFVNEVSMEIDTATIKDLHSKNFLIKKFELMSNGKVLFERKNPPSNS; from the coding sequence ATGTCAACTATAAAATCTAAAACATCACAAAAATCTAAAAGAAATTTGAGAGTCATATCGTCAGCATTACTGCTACTGGGGGTAACATCATTCCTATATTTCACATGGAATGATTACTCGGAAAAACTATCGAATCCTTCAACCAACGCTTCTTCAGTAATAAGTAGCACACAATCTACACTAATATCTCAAAATATCTTAGATGAAAGTCAATTGAGAAATATACAGAAAGTAAATGACGAAATATTAACCatcaaaaatcaaattaaaacaaCGTCAATCTTATCACCTATACctacttcttcttcacctATTCAGTCTTTCAATCCTGAAgtcaatttctttcaaatattgGAAACTTCTCCTATGGtccttttcattaaatcatCAGAAAGAGattcaaaaataatcaGAGATATACTAACTaaagaatatgaaatttCTCCAGAATTGGCTGTAGTGGATCTAGATAAACATAAACATGgtgatgaattagaagaatttATAAGgttgaataaattaaacGAACAAGctatattttcatcatcattggCTTCTTTACCATATCTATTCGTAAATGAAGTTTCAATGGAAATAGATACGGCAACTATTAAGGATTTACATTCcaaaaatttcttaattaaaaaatttgaattgatGTCTAATGGGAaagtattatttgaaaggaaaaatcCTCCTTCAAATTCATGA